From a single Arachis hypogaea cultivar Tifrunner chromosome 3, arahy.Tifrunner.gnm2.J5K5, whole genome shotgun sequence genomic region:
- the LOC112789804 gene encoding G-type lectin S-receptor-like serine/threonine-protein kinase At2g19130 isoform X1 translates to MRSWMFNFDLVLLFLMSFQFHVSIESDSIFPGQRLSGNQTLVSYGQIFEMGFFSPSGSGNNSRNYYLGIWYKGLPTPQRTVVWVANRDHPVSDPYSSWLELDKHGNLSLYTSTGHAVWSTNSSFSLGPLDSIAANLREDGNFIISRSVDDYSWQSFDYPTDTLLPNAYLEYDNDRGIKRVLKSWLATSNPSTGNFSAEVTTVSVDLAEVQLLQNDGFTESKFCINRFHETIDYVYDFEFHFIIYADIYSYVLFSYGNSYNLARYVLDVSGKLKLLGWSNEWVTVNMDHKKCDFLGHNEDTGVNGKHSGRKNATWVVVEVVIGLTTVIVAIAILLIRLWKRGTTTSSKVMGGDTLKQYNYRDLRKATRNFTIKLGNGGFSTVYKGEFPDSTFVAVKELRGHFQEEKQLRAELNTVGLIQHKNLVCLLGFCLQGSQRFIIYDYMPNGSLESHLFQSDSNVLDWRTRYNIILGTAKGLAYLHEHCRDCIIHCDIKPENILLDAEFNPQVTDFGLAKLLGRDFSRVLTTMRGTRGYLAPEWFSGVPVTAKVDVYSYGQVLLEIISGRRNMDLVNDDLASYFPAIVFNALNNGEDVLPLVDSKLQGKFSAEEINRACKVGCWCIQDDENDRPTMKEVVQALEGNLDVGIPPIPQFFLSLAEPSVQKGDLKESKDYSTSSTLPSSFSFQAPVHAVQDEP, encoded by the exons ATGAGGTCATGGATGTTCAATTTTGATCTTGTTCTGCTCTTTCTCATGTCATTCCAGTTCCATGTATCCATTGAATCTGATAGCATCTTTCCAGGGCAGAGACTTTCAGGAAATCAAACTCTAGTTTCCTATGGACAAATATTTGAAATGGGTTTCTTCTCACCATCAGGTTCAGGTAACAACTCTCGCAATTATTACCTAGGGATATGGTACAAAGGGTTACCAACGCCACAAAGAACAGTGGTGTGGGTAGCCAACAGGGATCATCCTGTATCTGATCCATACTCTTCTTGGTTAGAACTTGACAAGCATGGCAATCTCTCTCTCTATACTTCCACCGGTCATGCAGTTTGGTCAACCAACTCTTCCTTTAGTTTGGGTCCCTTGGATTCGATAGCTGCTAATCTTCGGGAAGATGGAAATTTTATTATAAGCAGGTCAGTTGATGACTACAGTTGGCAAAGCTTTGATTACCCAACTGATACCTTGCTGCCTAATGCGTATTTGGAATATGATAATGACAGAGGTATTAAAAGGGTTCTGAAATCTTGGCTAGCTACAAGTAATCCATCAACTGGCAACTTCTCTGCTGAGGTAACTACAGTTTCTGTGGATTTAGCTGAGGTTCAATTGTTGCAAAATGATGGTTTTACTGAGTCTAAATTCTGCATAAATCGGTTTCATGAAACCATAGATTACGTGTAtgattttgaatttcactttataaTATACGCAGACATTTACTCGTATGTTTTGTTTTCATATGGCAACTCATACAATCTTGCAAGATATGTGTTAGATGTATCTGGAAAGCTCAAACTTTTAGGGTGGTCAAACGAATGGGTTACCGTCAACATGGACCACAAAAAATGTGACTTTCTCGGTCATAATGAGGATACAGGAGTGAATGGCAAACATAGTGGAAGGAAGAATGCTACTTGGGTGGTTGTGGAGGTGGTGATTGGGCTTACTACTGTGATTGTTGCTATTGCCATTTTGCTGATAAGGCTATGGAAGAGAGGTACCACCACTTCATCTAAGGTAATGGGAGGAGATACATTGAAGCAGTACAACTACAGAGATTTGAGAAAAGCAACTAGAAACTTCACAATTAAGCTTGGAAACGGTGGTTTCAGCACTGTTTACAAAGGGGAATTCCCTGATTCAACTTTCGTAGCTGTCAAGGAACTTCGAGGACACTTTCAAGAAGAAAAACAGCTTCGAGCAGAACTCAATACGGTAGGGCTGATCCAGCACAAAAATCTTGTTTGCTTACTTGGATTCTGCTTACAAGGTTCCCAGAGATTCATAATTTATGATTACATGCCAAATGGTTCTCTAGAATCTCACTTGTTCCAGAGTGATTCTAATGTCTTAGATTGGCGAACTAGATACAATATTATTCTTGGGACTGCCAAAGGTTTAGCTTACTTACACGAGCATTGTAGAGACTGCATCATTCATTGCGACATCAAGCCGGAAAACATTTTGTTGGATGCTGAATTTAATCCTCAAGTCACGGATTTTGGCTTGGCAAAGCTTCTAGGCCGAGACTTCAGCCGGGTTCTTACCACCATGAGAGGAACAAGAGGCTATCTAGCACCAGAGTGGTTCTCTGGTGTCCCAGTCACTGCAAAAGTTGATGTGTATAGCTACGGCCAGGTCCTTCTTGAGATCATTTCAGGTAGAAGGAATATGGATCTAGTAAATGACGATCTAGCTAGTTATTTCCCGGCAATTGTTTTCAATGCATTGAACAATGGGGAGGATGTTCTGCCTTTAGTAGATTCCAAACTACAAGGCAAATTCAGCGCAGAAGAGATAAATAGAGCATGCAAGGTTGGTTGTTGGTGCATTCAAGATGATGAGAATGATAGACCAACAATGAAAGAGGTTGTTCAAGCTTTGGAAGGAAATCTTGATGTAGGTATTCCTCCTATTCCCCAGTTTTTCCTGTCcttagcagaaccttctgtccaaAAAGGTGATCTGAAGGAAAGCAAGGATTATAGTACATCGAGCACACTACCTTCAAGTTTCAGCTTTCAAGCACCA GTTCACGCAGTTCAGGATGAACCTTGA
- the LOC112789804 gene encoding G-type lectin S-receptor-like serine/threonine-protein kinase At2g19130 isoform X17: MGFFSPSGSELDKHGNLSLYTSTGHAVWSTNSSFSLGPLDSIAANLREDGNFIISRGIKRVLKSWLATSNPSTGNFSAEVTTVSVDLAEVQLLQNDGFTESKFCINRFHETIDYVYDFEFHFIIYADIYSYVLFSYGNSYNLARYVLDVSGKLKLLGWSNEWVTVNMDHKKCDFLGHNEDTGVNGKHSGRKNATWVVVEVVIGLTTVIVAIAILLIRLWKRGTTTSSKVMGGDTLKQYNYRDLRKATRNFTIKLGNGGFSTVYKGEFPDSTFVAVKELRGHFQEEKQLRAELNTVGLIQHKNLVCLLGFCLQGSQRFIIYDYMPNGSLESHLFQSDSNVLDWRTRYNIILGTAKGLAYLHEHCRDCIIHCDIKPENILLDAEFNPQVTDFGLAKLLGRDFSRVLTTMRGTRGYLAPEWFSGVPVTAKVDVYSYGQVLLEIISGRRNMDLVNDDLASYFPAIVFNALNNGEDVLPLVDSKLQGKFSAEEINRACKVGCWCIQDDENDRPTMKEVVQALEGNLDVGIPPIPQFFLSLAEPSVQKGDLKESKDYSTSSTLPSSFSFQAPVHAVQDEP, encoded by the exons ATGGGTTTCTTCTCACCATCAGGTTCAG AACTTGACAAGCATGGCAATCTCTCTCTCTATACTTCCACCGGTCATGCAGTTTGGTCAACCAACTCTTCCTTTAGTTTGGGTCCCTTGGATTCGATAGCTGCTAATCTTCGGGAAGATGGAAATTTTATTATAAGCAG AGGTATTAAAAGGGTTCTGAAATCTTGGCTAGCTACAAGTAATCCATCAACTGGCAACTTCTCTGCTGAGGTAACTACAGTTTCTGTGGATTTAGCTGAGGTTCAATTGTTGCAAAATGATGGTTTTACTGAGTCTAAATTCTGCATAAATCGGTTTCATGAAACCATAGATTACGTGTAtgattttgaatttcactttataaTATACGCAGACATTTACTCGTATGTTTTGTTTTCATATGGCAACTCATACAATCTTGCAAGATATGTGTTAGATGTATCTGGAAAGCTCAAACTTTTAGGGTGGTCAAACGAATGGGTTACCGTCAACATGGACCACAAAAAATGTGACTTTCTCGGTCATAATGAGGATACAGGAGTGAATGGCAAACATAGTGGAAGGAAGAATGCTACTTGGGTGGTTGTGGAGGTGGTGATTGGGCTTACTACTGTGATTGTTGCTATTGCCATTTTGCTGATAAGGCTATGGAAGAGAGGTACCACCACTTCATCTAAGGTAATGGGAGGAGATACATTGAAGCAGTACAACTACAGAGATTTGAGAAAAGCAACTAGAAACTTCACAATTAAGCTTGGAAACGGTGGTTTCAGCACTGTTTACAAAGGGGAATTCCCTGATTCAACTTTCGTAGCTGTCAAGGAACTTCGAGGACACTTTCAAGAAGAAAAACAGCTTCGAGCAGAACTCAATACGGTAGGGCTGATCCAGCACAAAAATCTTGTTTGCTTACTTGGATTCTGCTTACAAGGTTCCCAGAGATTCATAATTTATGATTACATGCCAAATGGTTCTCTAGAATCTCACTTGTTCCAGAGTGATTCTAATGTCTTAGATTGGCGAACTAGATACAATATTATTCTTGGGACTGCCAAAGGTTTAGCTTACTTACACGAGCATTGTAGAGACTGCATCATTCATTGCGACATCAAGCCGGAAAACATTTTGTTGGATGCTGAATTTAATCCTCAAGTCACGGATTTTGGCTTGGCAAAGCTTCTAGGCCGAGACTTCAGCCGGGTTCTTACCACCATGAGAGGAACAAGAGGCTATCTAGCACCAGAGTGGTTCTCTGGTGTCCCAGTCACTGCAAAAGTTGATGTGTATAGCTACGGCCAGGTCCTTCTTGAGATCATTTCAGGTAGAAGGAATATGGATCTAGTAAATGACGATCTAGCTAGTTATTTCCCGGCAATTGTTTTCAATGCATTGAACAATGGGGAGGATGTTCTGCCTTTAGTAGATTCCAAACTACAAGGCAAATTCAGCGCAGAAGAGATAAATAGAGCATGCAAGGTTGGTTGTTGGTGCATTCAAGATGATGAGAATGATAGACCAACAATGAAAGAGGTTGTTCAAGCTTTGGAAGGAAATCTTGATGTAGGTATTCCTCCTATTCCCCAGTTTTTCCTGTCcttagcagaaccttctgtccaaAAAGGTGATCTGAAGGAAAGCAAGGATTATAGTACATCGAGCACACTACCTTCAAGTTTCAGCTTTCAAGCACCA GTTCACGCAGTTCAGGATGAACCTTGA
- the LOC112789804 gene encoding G-type lectin S-receptor-like serine/threonine-protein kinase At2g19130 isoform X16, with product MLIQRLSGNQTLVSYGQIFEMGFFSPSGSELDKHGNLSLYTSTGHAVWSTNSSFSLGPLDSIAANLREDGNFIISRGIKRVLKSWLATSNPSTGNFSAEVTTVSVDLAEVQLLQNDGFTESKFCINRFHETIDYVYDFEFHFIIYADIYSYVLFSYGNSYNLARYVLDVSGKLKLLGWSNEWVTVNMDHKKCDFLGHNEDTGVNGKHSGRKNATWVVVEVVIGLTTVIVAIAILLIRLWKRGTTTSSKVMGGDTLKQYNYRDLRKATRNFTIKLGNGGFSTVYKGEFPDSTFVAVKELRGHFQEEKQLRAELNTVGLIQHKNLVCLLGFCLQGSQRFIIYDYMPNGSLESHLFQSDSNVLDWRTRYNIILGTAKGLAYLHEHCRDCIIHCDIKPENILLDAEFNPQVTDFGLAKLLGRDFSRVLTTMRGTRGYLAPEWFSGVPVTAKVDVYSYGQVLLEIISGRRNMDLVNDDLASYFPAIVFNALNNGEDVLPLVDSKLQGKFSAEEINRACKVGCWCIQDDENDRPTMKEVVQALEGNLDVGIPPIPQFFLSLAEPSVQKGDLKESKDYSTSSTLPSSFSFQAPVHAVQDEP from the exons ATGCTCATCCAG AGACTTTCAGGAAATCAAACTCTAGTTTCCTATGGACAAATATTTGAAATGGGTTTCTTCTCACCATCAGGTTCAG AACTTGACAAGCATGGCAATCTCTCTCTCTATACTTCCACCGGTCATGCAGTTTGGTCAACCAACTCTTCCTTTAGTTTGGGTCCCTTGGATTCGATAGCTGCTAATCTTCGGGAAGATGGAAATTTTATTATAAGCAG AGGTATTAAAAGGGTTCTGAAATCTTGGCTAGCTACAAGTAATCCATCAACTGGCAACTTCTCTGCTGAGGTAACTACAGTTTCTGTGGATTTAGCTGAGGTTCAATTGTTGCAAAATGATGGTTTTACTGAGTCTAAATTCTGCATAAATCGGTTTCATGAAACCATAGATTACGTGTAtgattttgaatttcactttataaTATACGCAGACATTTACTCGTATGTTTTGTTTTCATATGGCAACTCATACAATCTTGCAAGATATGTGTTAGATGTATCTGGAAAGCTCAAACTTTTAGGGTGGTCAAACGAATGGGTTACCGTCAACATGGACCACAAAAAATGTGACTTTCTCGGTCATAATGAGGATACAGGAGTGAATGGCAAACATAGTGGAAGGAAGAATGCTACTTGGGTGGTTGTGGAGGTGGTGATTGGGCTTACTACTGTGATTGTTGCTATTGCCATTTTGCTGATAAGGCTATGGAAGAGAGGTACCACCACTTCATCTAAGGTAATGGGAGGAGATACATTGAAGCAGTACAACTACAGAGATTTGAGAAAAGCAACTAGAAACTTCACAATTAAGCTTGGAAACGGTGGTTTCAGCACTGTTTACAAAGGGGAATTCCCTGATTCAACTTTCGTAGCTGTCAAGGAACTTCGAGGACACTTTCAAGAAGAAAAACAGCTTCGAGCAGAACTCAATACGGTAGGGCTGATCCAGCACAAAAATCTTGTTTGCTTACTTGGATTCTGCTTACAAGGTTCCCAGAGATTCATAATTTATGATTACATGCCAAATGGTTCTCTAGAATCTCACTTGTTCCAGAGTGATTCTAATGTCTTAGATTGGCGAACTAGATACAATATTATTCTTGGGACTGCCAAAGGTTTAGCTTACTTACACGAGCATTGTAGAGACTGCATCATTCATTGCGACATCAAGCCGGAAAACATTTTGTTGGATGCTGAATTTAATCCTCAAGTCACGGATTTTGGCTTGGCAAAGCTTCTAGGCCGAGACTTCAGCCGGGTTCTTACCACCATGAGAGGAACAAGAGGCTATCTAGCACCAGAGTGGTTCTCTGGTGTCCCAGTCACTGCAAAAGTTGATGTGTATAGCTACGGCCAGGTCCTTCTTGAGATCATTTCAGGTAGAAGGAATATGGATCTAGTAAATGACGATCTAGCTAGTTATTTCCCGGCAATTGTTTTCAATGCATTGAACAATGGGGAGGATGTTCTGCCTTTAGTAGATTCCAAACTACAAGGCAAATTCAGCGCAGAAGAGATAAATAGAGCATGCAAGGTTGGTTGTTGGTGCATTCAAGATGATGAGAATGATAGACCAACAATGAAAGAGGTTGTTCAAGCTTTGGAAGGAAATCTTGATGTAGGTATTCCTCCTATTCCCCAGTTTTTCCTGTCcttagcagaaccttctgtccaaAAAGGTGATCTGAAGGAAAGCAAGGATTATAGTACATCGAGCACACTACCTTCAAGTTTCAGCTTTCAAGCACCA GTTCACGCAGTTCAGGATGAACCTTGA
- the LOC112789804 gene encoding G-type lectin S-receptor-like serine/threonine-protein kinase At2g19130 isoform X8: MTHAHPGQRLSGNQTLVSYGQIFEMGFFSPSGSGNNSRNYYLGIWYKGLPTPQRTVVWVANRDHPVSDPYSSWLELDKHGNLSLYTSTGHAVWSTNSSFSLGPLDSIAANLREDGNFIISRGIKRVLKSWLATSNPSTGNFSAEVTTVSVDLAEVQLLQNDGFTESKFCINRFHETIDYVYDFEFHFIIYADIYSYVLFSYGNSYNLARYVLDVSGKLKLLGWSNEWVTVNMDHKKCDFLGHNEDTGVNGKHSGRKNATWVVVEVVIGLTTVIVAIAILLIRLWKRGTTTSSKVMGGDTLKQYNYRDLRKATRNFTIKLGNGGFSTVYKGEFPDSTFVAVKELRGHFQEEKQLRAELNTVGLIQHKNLVCLLGFCLQGSQRFIIYDYMPNGSLESHLFQSDSNVLDWRTRYNIILGTAKGLAYLHEHCRDCIIHCDIKPENILLDAEFNPQVTDFGLAKLLGRDFSRVLTTMRGTRGYLAPEWFSGVPVTAKVDVYSYGQVLLEIISGRRNMDLVNDDLASYFPAIVFNALNNGEDVLPLVDSKLQGKFSAEEINRACKVGCWCIQDDENDRPTMKEVVQALEGNLDVGIPPIPQFFLSLAEPSVQKGDLKESKDYSTSSTLPSSFSFQAPVHAVQDEP, from the exons ATGACGCATGCTCATCCAG GGCAGAGACTTTCAGGAAATCAAACTCTAGTTTCCTATGGACAAATATTTGAAATGGGTTTCTTCTCACCATCAGGTTCAGGTAACAACTCTCGCAATTATTACCTAGGGATATGGTACAAAGGGTTACCAACGCCACAAAGAACAGTGGTGTGGGTAGCCAACAGGGATCATCCTGTATCTGATCCATACTCTTCTTGGTTAGAACTTGACAAGCATGGCAATCTCTCTCTCTATACTTCCACCGGTCATGCAGTTTGGTCAACCAACTCTTCCTTTAGTTTGGGTCCCTTGGATTCGATAGCTGCTAATCTTCGGGAAGATGGAAATTTTATTATAAGCAG AGGTATTAAAAGGGTTCTGAAATCTTGGCTAGCTACAAGTAATCCATCAACTGGCAACTTCTCTGCTGAGGTAACTACAGTTTCTGTGGATTTAGCTGAGGTTCAATTGTTGCAAAATGATGGTTTTACTGAGTCTAAATTCTGCATAAATCGGTTTCATGAAACCATAGATTACGTGTAtgattttgaatttcactttataaTATACGCAGACATTTACTCGTATGTTTTGTTTTCATATGGCAACTCATACAATCTTGCAAGATATGTGTTAGATGTATCTGGAAAGCTCAAACTTTTAGGGTGGTCAAACGAATGGGTTACCGTCAACATGGACCACAAAAAATGTGACTTTCTCGGTCATAATGAGGATACAGGAGTGAATGGCAAACATAGTGGAAGGAAGAATGCTACTTGGGTGGTTGTGGAGGTGGTGATTGGGCTTACTACTGTGATTGTTGCTATTGCCATTTTGCTGATAAGGCTATGGAAGAGAGGTACCACCACTTCATCTAAGGTAATGGGAGGAGATACATTGAAGCAGTACAACTACAGAGATTTGAGAAAAGCAACTAGAAACTTCACAATTAAGCTTGGAAACGGTGGTTTCAGCACTGTTTACAAAGGGGAATTCCCTGATTCAACTTTCGTAGCTGTCAAGGAACTTCGAGGACACTTTCAAGAAGAAAAACAGCTTCGAGCAGAACTCAATACGGTAGGGCTGATCCAGCACAAAAATCTTGTTTGCTTACTTGGATTCTGCTTACAAGGTTCCCAGAGATTCATAATTTATGATTACATGCCAAATGGTTCTCTAGAATCTCACTTGTTCCAGAGTGATTCTAATGTCTTAGATTGGCGAACTAGATACAATATTATTCTTGGGACTGCCAAAGGTTTAGCTTACTTACACGAGCATTGTAGAGACTGCATCATTCATTGCGACATCAAGCCGGAAAACATTTTGTTGGATGCTGAATTTAATCCTCAAGTCACGGATTTTGGCTTGGCAAAGCTTCTAGGCCGAGACTTCAGCCGGGTTCTTACCACCATGAGAGGAACAAGAGGCTATCTAGCACCAGAGTGGTTCTCTGGTGTCCCAGTCACTGCAAAAGTTGATGTGTATAGCTACGGCCAGGTCCTTCTTGAGATCATTTCAGGTAGAAGGAATATGGATCTAGTAAATGACGATCTAGCTAGTTATTTCCCGGCAATTGTTTTCAATGCATTGAACAATGGGGAGGATGTTCTGCCTTTAGTAGATTCCAAACTACAAGGCAAATTCAGCGCAGAAGAGATAAATAGAGCATGCAAGGTTGGTTGTTGGTGCATTCAAGATGATGAGAATGATAGACCAACAATGAAAGAGGTTGTTCAAGCTTTGGAAGGAAATCTTGATGTAGGTATTCCTCCTATTCCCCAGTTTTTCCTGTCcttagcagaaccttctgtccaaAAAGGTGATCTGAAGGAAAGCAAGGATTATAGTACATCGAGCACACTACCTTCAAGTTTCAGCTTTCAAGCACCA GTTCACGCAGTTCAGGATGAACCTTGA
- the LOC112789804 gene encoding G-type lectin S-receptor-like serine/threonine-protein kinase At5g24080 isoform X12 — protein MRSWMFNFDLVLLFLMSFQFHVSIESDSIFPGQRLSGNQTLVSYGQIFEMGFFSPSGSELDKHGNLSLYTSTGHAVWSTNSSFSLGPLDSIAANLREDGNFIISRGIKRVLKSWLATSNPSTGNFSAEVTTVSVDLAEVQLLQNDGFTESKFCINRFHETIDYVYDFEFHFIIYADIYSYVLFSYGNSYNLARYVLDVSGKLKLLGWSNEWVTVNMDHKKCDFLGHNEDTGVNGKHSGRKNATWVVVEVVIGLTTVIVAIAILLIRLWKRGTTTSSKVMGGDTLKQYNYRDLRKATRNFTIKLGNGGFSTVYKGEFPDSTFVAVKELRGHFQEEKQLRAELNTVGLIQHKNLVCLLGFCLQGSQRFIIYDYMPNGSLESHLFQSDSNVLDWRTRYNIILGTAKGLAYLHEHCRDCIIHCDIKPENILLDAEFNPQVTDFGLAKLLGRDFSRVLTTMRGTRGYLAPEWFSGVPVTAKVDVYSYGQVLLEIISGRRNMDLVNDDLASYFPAIVFNALNNGEDVLPLVDSKLQGKFSAEEINRACKVGCWCIQDDENDRPTMKEVVQALEGNLDVGIPPIPQFFLSLAEPSVQKGDLKESKDYSTSSTLPSSFSFQAPVHAVQDEP, from the exons ATGAGGTCATGGATGTTCAATTTTGATCTTGTTCTGCTCTTTCTCATGTCATTCCAGTTCCATGTATCCATTGAATCTGATAGCATCTTTCCAGGGCAGAGACTTTCAGGAAATCAAACTCTAGTTTCCTATGGACAAATATTTGAAATGGGTTTCTTCTCACCATCAGGTTCAG AACTTGACAAGCATGGCAATCTCTCTCTCTATACTTCCACCGGTCATGCAGTTTGGTCAACCAACTCTTCCTTTAGTTTGGGTCCCTTGGATTCGATAGCTGCTAATCTTCGGGAAGATGGAAATTTTATTATAAGCAG AGGTATTAAAAGGGTTCTGAAATCTTGGCTAGCTACAAGTAATCCATCAACTGGCAACTTCTCTGCTGAGGTAACTACAGTTTCTGTGGATTTAGCTGAGGTTCAATTGTTGCAAAATGATGGTTTTACTGAGTCTAAATTCTGCATAAATCGGTTTCATGAAACCATAGATTACGTGTAtgattttgaatttcactttataaTATACGCAGACATTTACTCGTATGTTTTGTTTTCATATGGCAACTCATACAATCTTGCAAGATATGTGTTAGATGTATCTGGAAAGCTCAAACTTTTAGGGTGGTCAAACGAATGGGTTACCGTCAACATGGACCACAAAAAATGTGACTTTCTCGGTCATAATGAGGATACAGGAGTGAATGGCAAACATAGTGGAAGGAAGAATGCTACTTGGGTGGTTGTGGAGGTGGTGATTGGGCTTACTACTGTGATTGTTGCTATTGCCATTTTGCTGATAAGGCTATGGAAGAGAGGTACCACCACTTCATCTAAGGTAATGGGAGGAGATACATTGAAGCAGTACAACTACAGAGATTTGAGAAAAGCAACTAGAAACTTCACAATTAAGCTTGGAAACGGTGGTTTCAGCACTGTTTACAAAGGGGAATTCCCTGATTCAACTTTCGTAGCTGTCAAGGAACTTCGAGGACACTTTCAAGAAGAAAAACAGCTTCGAGCAGAACTCAATACGGTAGGGCTGATCCAGCACAAAAATCTTGTTTGCTTACTTGGATTCTGCTTACAAGGTTCCCAGAGATTCATAATTTATGATTACATGCCAAATGGTTCTCTAGAATCTCACTTGTTCCAGAGTGATTCTAATGTCTTAGATTGGCGAACTAGATACAATATTATTCTTGGGACTGCCAAAGGTTTAGCTTACTTACACGAGCATTGTAGAGACTGCATCATTCATTGCGACATCAAGCCGGAAAACATTTTGTTGGATGCTGAATTTAATCCTCAAGTCACGGATTTTGGCTTGGCAAAGCTTCTAGGCCGAGACTTCAGCCGGGTTCTTACCACCATGAGAGGAACAAGAGGCTATCTAGCACCAGAGTGGTTCTCTGGTGTCCCAGTCACTGCAAAAGTTGATGTGTATAGCTACGGCCAGGTCCTTCTTGAGATCATTTCAGGTAGAAGGAATATGGATCTAGTAAATGACGATCTAGCTAGTTATTTCCCGGCAATTGTTTTCAATGCATTGAACAATGGGGAGGATGTTCTGCCTTTAGTAGATTCCAAACTACAAGGCAAATTCAGCGCAGAAGAGATAAATAGAGCATGCAAGGTTGGTTGTTGGTGCATTCAAGATGATGAGAATGATAGACCAACAATGAAAGAGGTTGTTCAAGCTTTGGAAGGAAATCTTGATGTAGGTATTCCTCCTATTCCCCAGTTTTTCCTGTCcttagcagaaccttctgtccaaAAAGGTGATCTGAAGGAAAGCAAGGATTATAGTACATCGAGCACACTACCTTCAAGTTTCAGCTTTCAAGCACCA GTTCACGCAGTTCAGGATGAACCTTGA